In one Pseudomonas hydrolytica genomic region, the following are encoded:
- the ccoG gene encoding cytochrome c oxidase accessory protein CcoG, with translation MSEQIPVQDITPPSAKNASVDLYASREKIYTRAFTGLFRNLRLAGGALLFLLFFGTVWLNWDGRQAVWWNLPERKFHIFGATYWPQDFMLLSWLLIICAFGLFFITVFAGRVWCGYTCPQSVFTWVFMWAEKVTEGDRNQRMKLDKQPMSGAKLGRKAAKHGIWVGVSLLTAITFVGYFTPIRELVIEIFTGEASGWAYFWIGFFTLATYGNAGYLREQVCIYMCPYARFQSVMFDQDTLIVSYDPRRGEKRGPRKKDADYKAQGLGDCIDCKMCVHVCPTGIDIRDGLQIECIGCAACIDACDSIMDKMNYPKGLISYTTEHNLSGQKTHLMRPRLIGYAVALVAMIGLFAWAVAHRPLVELDVLKDRVLFRENERGHIENVYTLKIMNKAQRDMTYVITADGLDGLVYEGKREVRALAGEVYSFPVELSISPEKLPSSANNIVFHVQSVDDPSIKNDADSRFIGPSVR, from the coding sequence ATGAGCGAACAGATTCCCGTCCAGGACATCACCCCTCCTTCTGCCAAGAATGCCAGCGTCGACCTCTACGCCAGTCGCGAGAAGATCTACACCCGTGCATTCACCGGCCTGTTTCGCAACCTTCGACTCGCGGGGGGCGCCCTCCTCTTCCTGCTGTTCTTCGGTACCGTCTGGCTGAACTGGGATGGCCGCCAGGCCGTCTGGTGGAACCTGCCGGAACGCAAATTCCATATCTTCGGGGCCACCTACTGGCCGCAGGATTTCATGCTGCTGTCCTGGCTGCTGATCATCTGCGCCTTCGGCCTGTTCTTCATCACCGTGTTCGCCGGCCGCGTCTGGTGCGGCTACACCTGCCCGCAAAGCGTGTTCACCTGGGTGTTCATGTGGGCCGAGAAAGTCACCGAAGGCGACCGCAACCAGCGCATGAAGCTGGACAAGCAGCCCATGAGCGGCGCGAAACTGGGCCGCAAAGCGGCCAAGCACGGTATCTGGGTGGGCGTCTCGCTGCTCACGGCAATCACCTTCGTCGGCTACTTCACGCCCATACGCGAGCTGGTCATCGAGATCTTCACCGGTGAAGCCAGTGGCTGGGCCTACTTCTGGATCGGCTTCTTCACCCTGGCCACCTACGGCAACGCCGGCTACCTGCGCGAACAGGTGTGCATCTACATGTGCCCCTACGCGCGCTTCCAGAGCGTGATGTTCGACCAGGACACCCTGATCGTCTCCTACGATCCGCGCCGCGGCGAGAAGCGCGGCCCGCGCAAGAAGGATGCCGACTACAAGGCGCAGGGCCTGGGCGACTGCATCGACTGCAAGATGTGCGTGCACGTCTGCCCCACCGGCATCGACATCCGCGACGGCCTGCAGATCGAGTGCATCGGCTGCGCCGCCTGCATCGATGCCTGCGACAGCATCATGGACAAGATGAACTACCCCAAGGGGCTGATCAGCTACACAACCGAACACAATCTTTCCGGACAGAAGACCCACCTGATGCGTCCGCGCCTGATAGGCTACGCCGTCGCGCTGGTGGCCATGATCGGCCTGTTCGCCTGGGCCGTGGCCCATCGCCCGCTGGTGGAGCTGGACGTGCTCAAGGACCGCGTGCTGTTCCGCGAGAACGAGCGCGGCCATATCGAGAACGTCTACACCCTGAAGATCATGAACAAGGCGCAGCGCGACATGACCTACGTGATCACCGCCGACGGTCTGGACGGCTTGGTCTATGAAGGCAAGCGCGAGGTTCGCGCCCTGGCTGGCGAGGTCTACTC
- the ccoP gene encoding cytochrome-c oxidase, cbb3-type subunit III: protein MTTFWSWYVTILSLGTIFALTWLIFGTRKGQRQETTEETVGHSFDGIEEYDNPLPKWWFMLFVATIVFALGYLALYPGLGNFKGLLPGYDYLDSESKTPFAAGVQVAGGEVRHAGWTGVHQWEKEMLRADEQYGPLFAKYAAMSIEEVAQDPQALKMGGRLFASNCSVCHGSDAKGSYGFPNLTDSEWRWGGEPETIKTTILKGRQGAMPAQGPAIGEDGVRNVAAYVLKELGGRELPEGVEADIEAGQKVFAGTCFACHGADGKGTPAMGAPNLTNPAAFIYGSSYAQLQQSIRYGRHGNMPAQEEFLGNDKVHLLAAYVYSLSHKAQEQ, encoded by the coding sequence ATGACCACGTTCTGGAGTTGGTACGTAACCATTCTGTCTCTGGGCACCATCTTCGCCCTGACCTGGCTGATCTTCGGCACCCGCAAGGGCCAGCGCCAGGAAACCACCGAGGAAACCGTCGGCCACAGCTTCGACGGCATCGAGGAGTATGACAACCCGCTGCCGAAGTGGTGGTTCATGCTGTTCGTCGCCACCATCGTGTTCGCTCTGGGTTACCTGGCCCTGTATCCGGGCCTGGGCAACTTCAAGGGTCTGCTGCCGGGTTACGACTACCTCGACAGCGAGAGCAAGACCCCCTTCGCGGCTGGCGTGCAGGTTGCCGGTGGTGAAGTGCGTCATGCCGGCTGGACCGGCGTGCACCAGTGGGAGAAGGAGATGCTGCGCGCCGACGAGCAATACGGCCCGCTGTTCGCCAAGTACGCCGCGATGTCGATCGAAGAAGTCGCGCAGGACCCGCAAGCCCTGAAAATGGGCGGCCGCCTGTTCGCCTCCAACTGCTCGGTGTGCCACGGCTCCGACGCCAAGGGCAGCTACGGCTTCCCCAACCTGACCGACAGCGAATGGCGTTGGGGCGGCGAGCCGGAAACCATCAAGACCACCATCCTCAAGGGTCGCCAGGGCGCCATGCCGGCTCAAGGCCCGGCCATCGGCGAAGACGGCGTGCGCAACGTCGCTGCCTATGTGCTGAAGGAACTGGGCGGTCGCGAACTGCCGGAAGGCGTGGAAGCCGATATCGAAGCGGGCCAGAAGGTCTTCGCCGGTACCTGCTTCGCCTGCCACGGCGCCGACGGCAAGGGCACCCCGGCCATGGGCGCGCCGAACCTGACCAATCCGGCAGCGTTCATCTATGGCAGCAGCTACGCGCAACTGCAGCAGAGCATCCGCTACGGTCGTCACGGCAACATGCCGGCCCAGGAAGAATTCCTCGGCAACGACAAGGTGCACCTGCTGGCCGCCTACGTGTACAGCCTGTCGCACAAGGCACAAGAGCAGTAA
- a CDS encoding CcoQ/FixQ family Cbb3-type cytochrome c oxidase assembly chaperone has protein sequence MDIGTIRGIGTAVVFIAFIGVVLWAYSSKRKSSFDEAANLPFADDPEAKPESKRDQDSSRSNNQ, from the coding sequence ATGGACATCGGGACTATTCGCGGTATCGGCACGGCGGTGGTGTTCATCGCCTTCATCGGCGTGGTGCTCTGGGCTTACAGCAGCAAGCGCAAATCCAGCTTCGACGAGGCGGCCAACCTGCCCTTCGCCGACGACCCCGAAGCCAAGCCCGAGTCCAAGCGTGACCAAGACTCTTCCAGGAGCAATAACCAATGA
- the ccoO gene encoding cytochrome-c oxidase, cbb3-type subunit II: MKHEIIEKNIGLMALLMVIAVSIGGLTQIVPLFFQDVTNEPVEGLKPYTALQLEGRDIYIKEGCVGCHSQMIRPFRAETERYGHYSVAGESVWDHPFLWGSKRTGPDLARVGGRYSDEWHRAHLYNPRNVVPESKMPAYPWLVENTLDGRDTAKKMEVMRGFGIPYTDEDIAGARDAVKGKTEMDALVAYLQVLGTSIKNKR; this comes from the coding sequence ATGAAACACGAAATCATCGAGAAGAATATCGGCCTGATGGCGCTGCTGATGGTGATCGCCGTTAGCATCGGCGGCCTGACCCAGATCGTTCCGCTGTTCTTCCAGGACGTCACCAACGAGCCGGTGGAAGGCCTCAAGCCCTACACCGCGTTGCAACTGGAAGGCCGCGACATCTATATCAAGGAAGGCTGCGTCGGCTGCCACTCGCAGATGATCCGTCCGTTCCGCGCCGAGACCGAGCGTTACGGCCACTACTCCGTCGCCGGCGAGAGCGTCTGGGATCACCCCTTCCTGTGGGGCTCCAAGCGTACCGGTCCGGACCTGGCCCGCGTCGGCGGCCGCTACTCGGACGAGTGGCATCGCGCCCACCTGTACAACCCGCGCAACGTCGTGCCGGAGTCGAAGATGCCCGCCTACCCCTGGCTGGTGGAGAACACCCTCGACGGCCGCGACACCGCGAAGAAGATGGAAGTCATGCGCGGCTTCGGCATCCCCTACACCGACGAGGACATCGCTGGTGCTCGCGACGCCGTGAAGGGCAAGACCGAGATGGACGCGCTGGTCGCGTACCTGCAGGTTCTCGGCACTTCCATCAAGAACAAACGGTAA
- the ccoN gene encoding cytochrome-c oxidase, cbb3-type subunit I, with the protein MSTAISQTAYNYKVVRQFAIMTVIWGVIGMGLGVFIAAQLVWPELNLNLPWTSFGRLRPLHTNAVIFAFGGCALFATSYYVVQRTCQTRLISDGLAAFTFWGWQAVIVLAVITLPMGYTSSKEYAELEWPVDILLGIVWITYLVVFFGTIVKRKTKHIYVGNWFFGAFILVTAMLHIVNSAAMPVNMFKSYSMYAGATDAMIQWWYGHNAVGFFLTTGFLGMMYYFVPKQAERPIYSYRLSIVHFWALITLYIWAGPHHLHYTALPDWAQSLGMAMSVVLLAPSWGGMINGMMSLSGAWHKLRTDPILRFLVVSLAFYGMSTFEGPMMAIKTVNALSHYTDWTIGHVHAGALGWVAMISIGSLYHLIPKVFGREQMHSIGLINAHFWLATIGTVLYIASMWVNGITQGLMWRAVNEDGTLTYSFVEALEASHPGFVVRMIGGAFFVTGMLLMAYNTYRTVRAAKPAEYEAAAQIPAGVAH; encoded by the coding sequence ATGAGCACAGCAATCAGTCAGACTGCTTATAACTATAAGGTGGTCCGCCAGTTCGCCATTATGACGGTGATCTGGGGGGTCATTGGGATGGGTCTAGGCGTGTTCATCGCCGCACAACTCGTGTGGCCGGAACTCAACCTAAACCTGCCGTGGACCAGCTTCGGCCGTCTGCGCCCGCTGCACACCAACGCGGTGATCTTCGCCTTCGGCGGATGCGCCCTGTTCGCGACCTCGTACTACGTGGTCCAGCGCACCTGTCAGACGCGCCTGATCTCCGACGGTCTGGCTGCCTTCACCTTCTGGGGCTGGCAAGCGGTCATCGTGCTCGCCGTGATCACCCTGCCCATGGGCTACACCAGCTCCAAGGAATACGCCGAGCTCGAGTGGCCGGTGGACATCCTGCTGGGCATCGTCTGGATCACCTACCTGGTGGTGTTCTTCGGCACCATCGTCAAGCGCAAGACCAAGCACATCTATGTGGGCAACTGGTTCTTCGGGGCGTTCATCCTGGTCACCGCGATGCTGCACATCGTCAACAGCGCAGCCATGCCGGTGAACATGTTCAAGTCGTACTCCATGTACGCCGGTGCCACCGACGCCATGATCCAGTGGTGGTACGGCCACAACGCCGTGGGCTTCTTCCTGACCACCGGCTTCCTGGGCATGATGTACTACTTCGTACCCAAGCAGGCCGAGCGTCCGATCTACTCCTACCGCCTGTCCATCGTGCACTTCTGGGCGCTGATCACCCTGTACATCTGGGCCGGTCCGCACCACCTGCACTACACCGCACTGCCGGACTGGGCGCAGAGCCTGGGCATGGCCATGTCCGTGGTGCTGCTGGCACCGAGCTGGGGCGGCATGATCAACGGCATGATGAGCCTGTCCGGCGCCTGGCATAAGCTGCGCACCGACCCGATCCTGCGCTTCCTGGTGGTGTCCCTGGCCTTCTACGGCATGTCGACCTTCGAAGGCCCGATGATGGCCATCAAGACCGTCAACGCCCTGTCCCACTACACCGACTGGACCATCGGCCACGTACACGCCGGCGCCCTCGGCTGGGTAGCGATGATCTCTATCGGCTCGCTGTATCACCTGATTCCCAAGGTGTTCGGCCGCGAGCAGATGCACAGCATCGGCCTGATCAACGCGCACTTCTGGCTCGCCACCATCGGCACCGTGCTGTACATCGCCTCGATGTGGGTCAACGGCATCACCCAGGGCCTGATGTGGCGCGCGGTGAACGAGGACGGCACCCTGACCTACTCCTTCGTCGAAGCGCTGGAAGCCAGCCACCCCGGCTTCGTGGTGCGCATGATCGGCGGCGCCTTCTTCGTCACCGGCATGCTGCTGATGGCTTACAACACCTACCGCACCGTGCGTGCCGCCAAGCCGGCTGAATACGAAGCGGCCGCGCAGATTCCCGCCGGAGTAGCTCACTGA
- the ccoP gene encoding cytochrome-c oxidase, cbb3-type subunit III, translating into MTTFWSWYITLLTLGSLVALFWLIFATRKSEVHKNPTEQTMGHSFDGIEEYDNPLPKWWFMLFLGTLVFSVAYLLLYPGLGNFKGLLPGYEDGWTQVNQWQREMNRADELYGPIFAKYAAMPIEEVAKDEQALKMGGRLFASNCSVCHGSDAKGSYGFPNLTDSSWRWGGEPEAIKTTILNGRMGMMPAQGPVIGEDGVRNVAAYVLQELGGRELPEGTQADVAAGKQIFASTCAACHTPAGTGMAAMGAPDLTQPSAFIYGSSFAQLQQTIRYGRSGNMPAQGDFLGNDKAHLLAAYVLKLSQGDAK; encoded by the coding sequence ATGACCACCTTCTGGAGCTGGTACATCACCCTGCTGACCCTGGGTTCGCTGGTCGCGCTGTTCTGGCTGATCTTCGCCACCCGCAAGAGCGAAGTGCACAAGAACCCGACCGAGCAGACCATGGGGCACTCCTTCGATGGCATCGAGGAGTACGACAACCCGCTGCCGAAGTGGTGGTTCATGCTGTTCCTCGGCACCCTGGTGTTTTCCGTGGCCTATCTGCTGCTGTACCCGGGCCTGGGCAACTTCAAAGGCCTGCTGCCGGGTTACGAGGACGGCTGGACCCAGGTCAACCAGTGGCAGCGCGAGATGAATCGTGCCGATGAGTTGTACGGGCCGATCTTCGCCAAATATGCGGCCATGCCCATCGAAGAAGTGGCGAAAGACGAGCAGGCGCTGAAAATGGGCGGTCGCCTGTTCGCCTCCAACTGCTCGGTGTGCCATGGCTCCGACGCCAAGGGCAGCTACGGCTTCCCCAACCTGACCGACAGCAGCTGGCGCTGGGGCGGCGAGCCGGAGGCCATCAAGACCACCATCCTCAACGGCCGCATGGGCATGATGCCGGCGCAAGGCCCGGTGATCGGCGAAGATGGCGTGCGTAACGTCGCTGCCTACGTGCTGCAGGAACTGGGCGGCCGCGAGCTGCCGGAAGGCACCCAGGCGGATGTCGCGGCCGGCAAGCAGATCTTCGCCAGCACCTGCGCCGCCTGCCACACCCCGGCCGGCACCGGCATGGCCGCCATGGGTGCGCCGGACCTCACTCAACCGAGCGCCTTCATCTACGGCAGCAGCTTTGCCCAACTGCAACAGACCATTCGCTATGGTCGCAGCGGCAACATGCCCGCCCAGGGTGATTTCCTCGGCAACGACAAGGCCCACCTGCTGGCCGCCTACGTGCTCAAGCTGAGCCAGGGCGACGCCAAGTAA
- a CDS encoding CcoQ/FixQ family Cbb3-type cytochrome c oxidase assembly chaperone, whose product MFELIDIGTLRGLGTALVLLAFTAVTLWAYSGKRRDAFAEAANLPFADEPKPAVSRIQA is encoded by the coding sequence ATGTTCGAGCTTATCGATATCGGCACCCTGCGCGGCCTAGGCACCGCGCTGGTTCTGCTCGCCTTCACCGCCGTCACCCTCTGGGCCTACAGCGGCAAGCGCCGCGACGCCTTCGCCGAAGCGGCCAACCTGCCCTTCGCCGATGAGCCCAAGCCCGCCGTTTCGAGGATCCAAGCATGA
- the ccoO gene encoding cytochrome-c oxidase, cbb3-type subunit II gives MKHEILEKNIGLMALVMILAVSIGGLTQIVPLFFQDVTNEPVDGLKPYTALQLEGRDIYIREGCVGCHSQMIRPFRAETERYGHYSVAGESVWDHPFLWGSKRTGPDLARVGGRYSDEWHRAHLYNPRNVVPESIMPAYPWLVEHNLDGKDTAKKMSALRTLGVPYSDADIAAAGDAVKGKTEMDALVAYLQVLGTAVKNKR, from the coding sequence ATGAAACACGAGATTCTCGAGAAGAACATCGGCCTGATGGCCCTGGTGATGATCCTGGCGGTCAGCATCGGCGGCCTGACCCAGATCGTTCCGCTGTTCTTTCAGGACGTCACCAACGAGCCGGTCGATGGCCTCAAGCCCTACACCGCGCTGCAACTGGAAGGTCGCGACATCTACATCCGCGAGGGCTGCGTCGGCTGCCACTCGCAGATGATCCGTCCGTTCCGCGCCGAGACCGAGCGCTACGGCCACTACTCCGTCGCTGGCGAGAGCGTCTGGGATCACCCCTTCCTGTGGGGCTCCAAGCGCACCGGTCCGGACCTGGCCCGCGTCGGCGGCCGCTACTCGGACGAGTGGCATCGCGCCCACCTGTACAACCCGCGCAACGTCGTGCCGGAGTCGATCATGCCCGCCTACCCCTGGCTGGTGGAGCACAACCTCGACGGCAAGGACACCGCCAAGAAGATGAGCGCACTGCGCACATTGGGCGTGCCCTACAGCGACGCCGACATCGCCGCCGCCGGTGACGCGGTCAAGGGCAAGACCGAGATGGACGCCCTGGTCGCTTACCTGCAGGTGCTCGGCACCGCCGTGAAGAACAAGAGGTGA
- the ccoN gene encoding cytochrome-c oxidase, cbb3-type subunit I, translating into MNTTTRSAYNYRVVRQFAIMTVVWGIVGMGLGVFIAAQLAWPDLNFNLPWTSFGRLRPLHTNAVIFAFGGCALFATSYYAVQRTSQTTLFAPKLAAFTFWGWQLVIVLAAISLPLGWTSSKEYAELEWPIDILITIVWVSYAIVFFGTVMQRKVSHIYVGNWFFGGFILTVAILHVVNNLEIPITLTKSYSLYAGATDAMIQWWYGHNAVGFFLTAGFLGMMYYFVPKQAGRPVYSYRLSIVHFWALIAVYIWAGPHHLHYTALPDWAQSLGMVMSLVLLAPSWGGMINGMMTLSGAWHKLRTDPILRFLVVSLAFYGMSTFEGPMMAIKTVNALSHYTDWTIGHVHAGALGWVAMVSIGSLYHLIPKVFGREQMHSIGLINSHFWLATIGTVLYIASMWVNGITQGLMWRAVNEDGTLTYSFVEALEASHPGFVVRVIGGAIFFAGMLLMAWNVWLTVRSAKSTEMEAAAQFSVEGAH; encoded by the coding sequence ATGAACACAACAACCCGTTCCGCCTACAACTACAGGGTGGTTCGCCAGTTCGCCATTATGACGGTGGTTTGGGGCATCGTCGGCATGGGACTCGGCGTTTTCATCGCCGCCCAGCTGGCCTGGCCCGACCTCAACTTCAACCTGCCCTGGACCAGCTTCGGCCGGCTCCGCCCGCTGCATACCAATGCGGTGATCTTCGCCTTCGGCGGCTGCGCCCTGTTCGCCACCAGCTACTACGCGGTACAGCGCACCAGTCAGACGACGCTCTTCGCGCCCAAGCTGGCTGCCTTCACCTTCTGGGGTTGGCAACTGGTGATCGTGCTCGCGGCCATCAGCCTGCCCCTGGGCTGGACCAGTTCCAAGGAATACGCCGAGCTGGAATGGCCGATCGACATCCTGATCACCATCGTCTGGGTCTCCTACGCCATCGTCTTCTTCGGCACGGTGATGCAGCGCAAGGTCAGCCACATCTACGTCGGCAACTGGTTCTTCGGCGGGTTCATCCTCACCGTGGCCATCCTGCACGTGGTCAACAACCTGGAAATCCCGATCACCCTGACCAAGTCCTACTCGCTGTATGCGGGGGCGACCGATGCGATGATCCAGTGGTGGTACGGCCACAACGCCGTGGGCTTCTTCCTGACCGCCGGCTTCCTGGGGATGATGTACTACTTCGTGCCCAAGCAGGCTGGGCGTCCGGTGTATTCCTACCGCCTGTCCATCGTCCACTTCTGGGCGCTGATCGCGGTGTACATCTGGGCCGGCCCGCACCACCTGCACTACACCGCGCTGCCTGACTGGGCGCAGAGCCTGGGCATGGTGATGTCGCTGGTCCTGCTGGCGCCGAGCTGGGGCGGCATGATCAACGGCATGATGACCCTCTCCGGTGCCTGGCACAAACTGCGCACCGACCCGATCCTGCGCTTCCTGGTGGTGTCCCTGGCGTTCTACGGCATGTCGACCTTCGAAGGCCCGATGATGGCCATCAAGACCGTCAACGCCCTGTCCCACTACACCGACTGGACCATCGGCCACGTGCACGCCGGCGCCCTCGGCTGGGTTGCCATGGTGTCCATCGGCTCGCTGTATCACCTGATTCCCAAGGTGTTCGGCCGCGAGCAGATGCACAGCATCGGCCTGATCAACAGCCACTTCTGGCTGGCCACCATCGGCACCGTGCTGTACATCGCCTCGATGTGGGTCAACGGCATCACTCAGGGCCTGATGTGGCGCGCGGTGAACGAAGACGGCACCCTGACCTACTCCTTCGTCGAAGCGCTGGAAGCCAGCCACCCCGGCTTCGTGGTGCGGGTGATCGGCGGCGCGATCTTCTTCGCTGGCATGCTGCTGATGGCCTGGAACGTCTGGCTGACCGTACGTAGCGCCAAATCCACCGAGATGGAAGCCGCTGCGCAGTTCTCGGTAGAAGGAGCCCACTGA
- a CDS encoding alpha/beta family hydrolase, with amino-acid sequence MSKGPSGFIDAGQWEQGLPWLWDEPPQVARSTLILAHGAGAPMDSPFMQHMAQGLAARGVRVVRFEFAYMAQRRVDGRKRPPNPQAQLLQQWREVHAQVRQRVAEPVAIGGKSMGGRMASLLADELDAAALICLGYPFYAAGKPEKPRVAHLAELRTPTLIVQGERDALGNREAVAGYDLSPAIALHWLQAADHDLKPLKASGFSHEQHLDSAAQVIVRQLGAS; translated from the coding sequence ATGAGCAAAGGGCCATCTGGGTTTATTGACGCCGGTCAATGGGAGCAGGGGCTGCCCTGGTTGTGGGACGAACCGCCGCAGGTGGCGCGCAGCACGCTGATCCTGGCCCATGGCGCGGGCGCACCGATGGACAGCCCGTTCATGCAGCACATGGCGCAGGGCCTGGCGGCGCGCGGCGTGCGCGTGGTGCGCTTCGAGTTCGCCTACATGGCGCAGCGCCGGGTGGACGGACGCAAACGGCCGCCCAATCCGCAGGCGCAGCTGCTGCAGCAATGGCGCGAGGTGCATGCCCAGGTGCGCCAACGGGTCGCAGAGCCCGTGGCCATCGGCGGCAAGTCCATGGGCGGGCGCATGGCCAGCCTGCTGGCCGACGAGCTGGACGCCGCTGCGCTGATCTGTCTGGGCTATCCCTTCTATGCCGCCGGCAAGCCGGAGAAGCCACGAGTCGCCCATCTCGCCGAGCTGCGCACGCCGACGCTGATCGTTCAGGGAGAGCGCGATGCCTTGGGCAATCGCGAGGCCGTCGCTGGCTATGACCTGTCGCCGGCCATCGCGCTGCACTGGCTGCAGGCGGCCGATCATGATCTCAAGCCGCTCAAGGCCTCCGGCTTCAGCCATGAGCAACACCTCGACAGCGCGGCTCAGGTCATCGTCAGGCAACTGGGAGCAAGTTGA
- a CDS encoding circularly permuted type 2 ATP-grasp protein — translation MARTFYDEMYDASGAVRPHYREFARWLAETPDDLLAQRRREADLLFHRAGITFTLYGDDQGTERLIPFDIIPRAIPASEWRIVERGCIQRVQALNLFLADLYHDQRIIKAGIIPAEQVLANEGYQMAMQGLDLHRDIYAHIAGVDLVRDGDGSYYVLEDNLRTPSGVSYMLEDRKMMMRLFPELFAAQRVAPVDHYPNLLLDALKSSSPLDNPTVVVLTPGRFNSAYFEHAFLAREMGVELVEGADLFVRDDKVYMRTTAGARQVDVIYRRLDDAFLDPLAFNPESMLGVAGLLSAYRSRNVVLANAIGTGVADDKSVYPYVGDMIRFYLDEEPILKNVPTWQCRKPEELSHVLANLSELVVKEAQGSGGYGMLVGPAASKAEIEAFRERLKAKPEAYIAQPTLSLSTCPTFVERGIAPRHIDLRPFVLTGRETRLVPGGLTRVALREGSLVVNSSQGGGTKDTWVVED, via the coding sequence ATGGCCCGCACCTTCTATGACGAGATGTACGACGCGAGCGGCGCTGTCCGTCCGCACTACCGCGAATTTGCCCGCTGGCTGGCAGAGACGCCGGACGATCTGCTGGCCCAGCGCCGACGAGAAGCCGACCTGCTGTTCCACCGCGCCGGTATCACCTTCACCCTTTACGGGGATGACCAGGGCACCGAGCGCCTGATCCCCTTCGACATCATCCCGCGCGCCATCCCTGCCAGCGAATGGCGCATCGTCGAGCGCGGCTGCATCCAGCGCGTGCAGGCGCTCAACCTGTTTCTCGCCGACCTCTACCATGACCAGCGCATCATCAAGGCCGGGATCATCCCGGCCGAGCAGGTGCTGGCCAACGAGGGTTACCAGATGGCCATGCAGGGCCTGGACCTGCACCGCGACATCTACGCGCACATCGCCGGGGTCGACCTGGTGCGTGACGGCGACGGCAGCTACTACGTGCTGGAAGACAACCTGCGCACACCCAGCGGCGTCAGCTACATGCTCGAGGACCGCAAGATGATGATGCGCCTGTTCCCCGAGCTGTTCGCCGCGCAACGCGTGGCGCCGGTGGATCACTACCCGAATCTGCTGCTCGATGCGCTGAAGAGCTCCAGCCCGCTGGACAATCCCACGGTGGTGGTGCTGACGCCGGGGCGCTTCAACAGCGCCTACTTCGAGCACGCCTTCCTCGCCCGCGAGATGGGCGTGGAACTGGTGGAGGGCGCCGACCTGTTCGTGCGCGACGACAAGGTCTACATGCGCACCACTGCCGGCGCGCGGCAGGTGGACGTGATCTACCGCCGCCTCGACGACGCCTTCCTCGATCCGCTGGCCTTCAACCCCGAGTCCATGCTCGGCGTCGCCGGCCTGCTGTCGGCCTACCGCTCGCGCAACGTGGTACTGGCCAACGCCATCGGCACCGGCGTGGCCGACGACAAGTCGGTCTACCCCTACGTCGGCGACATGATCCGCTTCTACCTGGACGAGGAGCCGATCCTCAAGAACGTGCCGACCTGGCAGTGCCGCAAGCCGGAGGAACTGTCCCACGTGCTGGCCAATTTGTCCGAGCTGGTGGTCAAGGAGGCCCAGGGCTCCGGCGGCTACGGCATGCTGGTCGGCCCGGCGGCGAGCAAGGCCGAGATCGAAGCCTTCCGCGAGCGGCTCAAGGCCAAGCCGGAGGCCTATATCGCCCAGCCGACACTGAGCCTGTCGACCTGCCCGACCTTCGTCGAGCGCGGCATCGCTCCACGTCACATCGACCTGCGCCCGTTCGTCCTGACCGGTCGCGAAACCCGCCTGGTGCCCGGCGGCCTGACGCGCGTGGCACTGCGCGAAGGCTCGCTGGTGGTCAACTCGTCGCAGGGCGGCGGTACCAAGGACACCTGGGTGGTGGAGGACTGA